A genomic segment from Legionella quinlivanii encodes:
- a CDS encoding efflux RND transporter permease subunit, with the protein MSSLANSAVKSKKVAWFLVLLLTITGTVCFFNLGRLEDPEFTVKTAIITTHYAGASAEQVELEVTDLLEKKIQEMSEVKDISSISRPGLSIIKVNIKNEYWSDRLPQVWDTLRKKLRDIQDKLPPGASLPVVGDDYGYVFGFLLAVSSDGYSYAELEHYTKILQKELSIVPGVARVDLWGVQEKRIYLDISNTQFSQLGITTADLERTLKLQNQVVDAGFVDFQEQRLRVVPTGEFTNAEAIGDLAITPELKVKTQKQSDEIIRIRDFAEVKEEYIDPPKQLMRYSGLPSIGIALAPLSGVNAVEVGKAIDARINEIQSALPKGIEIHKISWQSDIVAESINAFLINLLEAVVIVLIVLTFTMGFTAGMIIGVSGLILAILGTFIVMQLLHIDLQRVSLGALIIAMGMMVDNAIVVADGFMIRVKKGMDREAAAIEAADISAWPLLGATLVASMAFYPIFASSYDTGEYAGSLFTVIAVSLLLSWVLSQTVTPLLCISFMPQPKGTEDENQQYSSWFYKVYRSLLEAGIRYRFIFSLTMIALLILSIVGFRFVPIMYFPDSSRFQVMIDYWAPEGTRIQDVSADVKTLEKKLLDDTGVVSVSSFIGQGPPRFYLPVESEFPYSSYAQLIVNVKDLQEVDKLVASLPAWNEKTFPQSLVRVRKYAVGAFNNWKIAARFSGPANADPAILRNLADQAMAILKASPYAIDVRTDWRERVLQVVPDYQQERARWAGISRPDLAQALKRASDGIPIGLYREEDNLIPIILRQPLAERERAAVDLPTQQVSAALSGKTIPVAQVIDGIELSWTDPIIWRWDRKRAITVQCSPYQVTASTLRNSILPQFEKIKLPPGYTLTWDGEYKSSNESASALKPGLFPAIVIMLMIIVMLFNSYRPPLIIIAVIPFAMIGVTAGLLMTGVPFGFIALLGAMSLSGMMIKNSIVLLDQININLAEGMKPYEAVVSAGVSRLSPVVNAAVTTILGVIPLLQDVFWVSLAVTIMFGLTVGTIITMFLVPAFYCILYRIQDSGRSERDLKPHTPATK; encoded by the coding sequence ATGAGCTCACTAGCTAACAGTGCGGTCAAAAGTAAAAAAGTAGCTTGGTTTCTTGTGTTACTCTTAACCATCACCGGCACCGTCTGCTTTTTCAATCTGGGTCGTTTGGAAGACCCTGAGTTCACCGTAAAAACTGCGATTATCACAACCCATTATGCAGGCGCCAGTGCTGAGCAGGTGGAGCTTGAAGTGACCGATTTGCTTGAGAAAAAAATTCAGGAAATGTCTGAGGTGAAGGATATTTCTTCCATTTCGAGGCCGGGGCTATCTATTATTAAGGTCAATATTAAAAACGAATACTGGTCTGATCGCCTGCCGCAGGTCTGGGATACATTAAGAAAAAAATTAAGAGATATTCAGGATAAACTGCCGCCGGGAGCCAGCCTGCCCGTAGTCGGAGACGATTACGGCTACGTGTTTGGATTTTTACTGGCAGTGAGTTCGGACGGCTACAGTTACGCGGAGTTAGAACATTATACCAAAATTTTGCAAAAAGAATTAAGCATTGTTCCGGGTGTGGCTCGTGTCGACTTATGGGGGGTTCAGGAAAAACGTATTTATTTAGACATTTCAAATACACAGTTTTCACAGTTAGGGATTACAACTGCTGATCTTGAAAGAACCTTAAAATTACAGAATCAGGTGGTGGACGCAGGCTTTGTTGATTTTCAGGAACAGCGCCTTCGAGTTGTACCAACCGGTGAATTTACTAATGCCGAGGCAATTGGCGATTTGGCCATCACACCTGAGTTAAAAGTCAAAACTCAAAAACAAAGCGATGAGATTATCCGAATTCGAGATTTCGCCGAGGTGAAAGAAGAGTACATTGATCCGCCCAAACAATTAATGCGCTATTCGGGACTTCCCTCAATTGGAATTGCCTTAGCCCCCTTGTCTGGAGTGAATGCTGTAGAGGTTGGTAAGGCAATTGATGCGCGTATCAATGAAATTCAGAGCGCTTTGCCGAAAGGAATTGAAATACACAAAATTTCCTGGCAATCCGATATCGTTGCAGAGTCAATTAATGCGTTTCTAATTAATTTACTGGAAGCGGTTGTTATTGTACTCATTGTTCTCACCTTTACTATGGGCTTTACTGCGGGAATGATTATTGGCGTCTCCGGGCTTATTCTGGCAATCCTGGGCACCTTTATCGTGATGCAACTATTACATATCGATCTCCAGCGTGTTTCATTAGGGGCGCTAATCATAGCGATGGGGATGATGGTGGATAATGCCATCGTGGTTGCAGATGGATTTATGATTCGTGTGAAAAAGGGAATGGATCGCGAAGCAGCGGCTATTGAAGCAGCCGATATTTCAGCCTGGCCGCTGCTTGGAGCGACTCTTGTAGCCTCGATGGCGTTTTATCCTATTTTTGCCTCAAGCTATGACACAGGAGAATACGCAGGCAGTCTGTTTACTGTGATTGCGGTGTCATTACTATTAAGCTGGGTGTTGTCACAAACGGTTACACCGCTGTTATGTATTTCCTTTATGCCCCAACCCAAGGGAACGGAGGATGAGAACCAGCAATACAGCAGTTGGTTTTACAAAGTCTACCGTTCGCTGCTTGAAGCAGGTATTCGTTATCGTTTTATTTTTTCCCTGACCATGATTGCTTTACTCATACTGTCTATCGTAGGTTTTCGCTTTGTACCCATTATGTATTTTCCTGATTCCTCACGCTTTCAGGTCATGATTGATTATTGGGCGCCTGAAGGCACAAGAATTCAGGATGTTTCCGCTGATGTTAAAACCCTGGAAAAAAAACTACTGGACGATACGGGTGTAGTCAGTGTCAGCAGTTTTATCGGTCAGGGACCGCCCAGATTTTACTTGCCTGTTGAATCGGAGTTCCCTTATTCTTCATACGCGCAGCTCATAGTGAATGTTAAGGATTTGCAGGAAGTCGATAAATTGGTAGCCAGTTTACCGGCATGGAATGAGAAAACCTTTCCTCAATCGCTGGTGAGAGTGCGAAAATACGCAGTAGGCGCATTTAACAACTGGAAGATAGCGGCACGTTTTAGCGGCCCTGCCAATGCTGATCCGGCCATACTGCGCAATCTCGCTGATCAGGCGATGGCAATATTAAAAGCAAGCCCCTATGCAATTGACGTAAGGACTGACTGGCGAGAGCGCGTTTTGCAGGTGGTTCCTGATTATCAGCAGGAACGGGCGCGTTGGGCAGGTATTTCTCGTCCCGATCTGGCCCAGGCTTTGAAAAGAGCCAGTGACGGGATACCCATTGGGCTTTATCGGGAAGAGGATAACTTGATTCCTATTATCCTGCGTCAGCCTTTGGCAGAACGTGAGCGTGCAGCAGTTGATCTGCCCACTCAGCAGGTGAGTGCCGCGCTTTCAGGTAAAACAATCCCTGTGGCGCAGGTAATTGATGGCATTGAACTGTCCTGGACGGATCCAATTATCTGGCGCTGGGATCGGAAACGGGCCATCACTGTTCAATGCTCACCTTATCAGGTGACTGCAAGTACATTGCGAAACAGTATTTTGCCGCAGTTTGAAAAAATTAAATTGCCTCCTGGTTATACACTCACCTGGGATGGCGAATATAAAAGCAGTAATGAGTCTGCAAGTGCCTTAAAGCCAGGATTATTTCCGGCTATTGTGATTATGTTAATGATTATTGTGATGCTATTTAATTCATACCGGCCTCCGTTAATCATTATCGCAGTTATTCCGTTTGCGATGATTGGTGTAACCGCGGGTTTACTGATGACGGGAGTTCCTTTTGGATTTATCGCCTTGCTGGGAGCAATGAGTTTATCCGGGATGATGATTAAAAATTCCATTGTTCTGCTTGATCAAATCAATATTAATCTTGCGGAAGGGATGAAGCCCTATGAAGCGGTGGTTTCAGCCGGTGTCAGTCGGCTGTCGCCAGTAGTCAATGCCGCAGTGACTACTATTCTGGGTGTGATTCCCTTATTGCAGGATGTGTTCTGGGTTTCACTGGCAGTAACGATTATGTTTGGGCTCACTGTGGGTACGATAATCACTATGTTTTTAGTTCCTGCTTTTTACTGCATTTTGTATAGGATTCAAGACAGCGGGCGTAGTGAGCGGGACTTGAAACCCCATACACCAGCAACGAAATAA
- a CDS encoding efflux RND transporter periplasmic adaptor subunit has protein sequence MKLFPRGLCYVGYAIAALLLLSCSENENNNKTIAKARPVKAVQIGNSTALDGRFFPGKAKASQEVDLSFNVAGSLIELPVKIGDKIKKGDLVAKLDPRDFQAKVKAAKAEFVRDKQNYQRAKELVGKGHISKSDYDLVESKWIMAQSNLELAEKALVDSVIKAPFDGQIANLYVENFQTISSHQQVARLLNISEIEMVIQIPESAISLMSSVSNIVVQFDAFPTHSIPAQIKEISNEASPDTRTYPVTLLLQQPKGIEILPGMAGKAKGVIKKNNTQSELTVPVSAVLTVGDSNKTFVWLVDPESGRVHQQEIQIGELTPTGLSVLRGLKAGDWLVIAGIHSLKEGDVVSILNQDDKKK, from the coding sequence ATGAAGCTGTTTCCAAGAGGCTTGTGTTATGTGGGATACGCGATTGCGGCTCTATTACTTTTATCTTGCAGCGAAAATGAGAACAATAATAAAACCATTGCCAAGGCACGACCGGTCAAAGCCGTTCAGATAGGAAACTCCACTGCACTTGATGGACGATTTTTTCCTGGGAAAGCCAAAGCCTCTCAGGAGGTCGATCTCTCATTTAACGTGGCCGGCTCACTTATCGAATTACCCGTTAAAATCGGTGACAAAATTAAAAAAGGCGATCTGGTTGCCAAGCTGGATCCCAGAGATTTTCAGGCGAAGGTAAAGGCTGCCAAAGCGGAGTTCGTGCGCGACAAACAAAATTATCAGCGCGCCAAAGAGCTGGTAGGAAAAGGTCACATTTCCAAATCAGATTATGATTTGGTCGAGTCAAAATGGATTATGGCCCAATCCAATCTGGAATTAGCCGAAAAAGCATTAGTAGACAGTGTTATCAAAGCGCCATTCGACGGTCAGATTGCCAACTTATATGTTGAAAATTTCCAGACGATTTCCAGCCACCAACAGGTTGCCAGGCTGCTTAATATTTCAGAAATTGAAATGGTGATTCAAATTCCTGAAAGTGCTATTAGTCTTATGTCCTCAGTAAGCAATATCGTAGTGCAATTTGATGCTTTTCCCACACATTCCATTCCCGCTCAGATTAAGGAAATCAGCAACGAAGCATCTCCGGATACCCGTACTTATCCAGTGACACTGCTTTTGCAACAGCCCAAGGGCATTGAAATTTTGCCAGGCATGGCAGGTAAGGCGAAGGGGGTAATCAAGAAAAACAATACCCAGTCTGAATTAACTGTTCCCGTATCAGCGGTATTGACTGTGGGCGACAGTAATAAAACCTTCGTTTGGCTGGTTGATCCTGAAAGCGGCCGCGTTCATCAGCAGGAAATTCAAATTGGCGAGTTGACTCCAACCGGATTATCCGTACTGAGAGGCTTAAAAGCCGGGGATTGGCTGGTGATTGCTGGAATTCACAGTTTAAAAGAAGGCGATGTGGTTAGCATTTTAAATCAGGACGATAAGAAAAAATGA
- a CDS encoding RhoGEF domain-containing protein: MKDKKELRANWIAKSDSKAAYALEEIIAKAETAYASFNKLSDFLYRIDDNHEMDSYIENIEDLKLAYEKMEIDQLITNEDDSLETVIGKLTELIQSPRFAEFISRLEKAALVQPEYSKQIDNAVKIYNDAHSDPSEKISLKSVENVAIVPMQHLMRYPLLIGALQSQADKSAQLENSKSELYRSLDKVMDFAQHFENAKAKKDNYLGIIDQNLEQLKKEAMRLSSKNGVVGEQATELYKTLLDLRERYARARITIDEFKQETTKEIEAAQKTDLGKHRGILDSLVRLFHAVTGITLQTKSVAITNQMKASLTQMKDEVKTEADAELNASETASMSGP, from the coding sequence ATGAAAGATAAGAAAGAGCTGCGCGCCAATTGGATAGCAAAATCGGATTCCAAGGCAGCCTATGCTCTTGAAGAAATTATTGCTAAAGCTGAAACGGCATATGCCAGTTTCAATAAACTTTCCGATTTCCTCTATCGGATTGATGACAATCATGAAATGGATTCTTATATTGAAAATATTGAGGACTTGAAACTTGCTTATGAAAAAATGGAAATTGACCAGCTAATCACCAATGAGGACGACAGTCTTGAAACAGTTATTGGTAAATTAACGGAGCTGATTCAAAGCCCGCGTTTTGCTGAGTTTATCAGCCGGCTGGAGAAAGCGGCATTGGTTCAGCCAGAATACAGTAAGCAAATTGATAATGCAGTGAAGATCTATAATGACGCCCATTCTGATCCGAGTGAAAAAATCTCCCTGAAATCAGTAGAAAATGTCGCAATTGTTCCCATGCAGCATCTTATGCGATACCCACTTTTGATTGGAGCCTTGCAAAGTCAGGCAGACAAAAGTGCTCAGCTTGAAAATTCGAAGTCAGAACTTTACAGATCTTTAGATAAAGTGATGGATTTTGCCCAGCATTTTGAAAATGCTAAAGCAAAAAAAGATAATTACCTGGGTATTATCGACCAAAATCTCGAACAATTGAAAAAGGAGGCTATGCGCCTGTCGAGCAAGAACGGTGTTGTCGGTGAGCAAGCTACAGAGCTTTATAAAACTCTATTAGATTTACGAGAACGCTATGCCAGAGCTCGAATAACCATTGATGAGTTTAAACAGGAAACCACAAAAGAAATTGAGGCAGCGCAAAAAACCGACCTAGGAAAACATAGAGGAATTCTTGATAGTTTGGTCCGTTTGTTCCATGCTGTTACAGGAATAACCCTGCAAACGAAGTCGGTTGCAATTACAAATCAAATGAAGGCTTCTCTGACTCAGATGAAAGATGAGGTAAAGACTGAAGCTGATGCTGAGCTAAATGCATCCGAAACAGCGAGTATGAGCGGGCCTTAA
- a CDS encoding DJ-1/PfpI family protein: protein MRITFLFYDEMTTLDSIGPHEVLARLPGVTVQRVAKQAGRVQTGLGLQLIADYALSDVTETDILVIPGGCKATSLSHEPEILNWIKSIHQTTQWTTSVCTGSLILGAAGLLHGKRATSHWAVLDRLRHWGAEPVSERIVEDGKIISAAGVSAGIDMALLLAAKAAGRQVAETLQLGIEYDPEPPFNAGSPEKAGLEIARPLRERLLQLFEPL from the coding sequence ATGCGAATCACTTTTTTATTTTATGATGAGATGACAACCCTCGATAGTATTGGGCCGCATGAAGTTTTAGCGCGTTTACCTGGAGTCACAGTTCAACGTGTTGCCAAACAGGCAGGAAGAGTACAGACCGGTTTGGGTTTGCAGTTGATTGCGGATTATGCCTTATCTGACGTAACTGAAACCGATATTCTGGTGATTCCAGGAGGCTGTAAAGCAACCAGCCTTTCCCACGAGCCAGAGATACTCAATTGGATCAAATCGATTCATCAAACTACGCAATGGACAACGTCAGTCTGTACGGGCAGCTTAATTCTCGGTGCGGCTGGCCTATTGCATGGGAAGCGTGCCACTAGTCATTGGGCAGTTTTAGACAGATTAAGACATTGGGGTGCAGAACCTGTTTCGGAGCGGATTGTCGAGGATGGCAAAATTATCAGCGCGGCGGGCGTTTCGGCAGGAATCGATATGGCCTTACTGCTGGCTGCCAAAGCGGCTGGACGGCAAGTGGCTGAAACACTGCAACTAGGCATCGAATATGATCCCGAGCCGCCTTTTAATGCCGGCTCACCTGAAAAGGCAGGGCTTGAAATCGCCCGGCCTTTGAGAGAGCGCCTGCTACAATTATTTGAGCCTTTGTAG
- a CDS encoding M20 family metallopeptidase: MRLVNKLYSLQRIVCMLLMMGISSNGATANQPIEQQIKQFVSAHQQEQLSLLEQLVNINSGTSNITGVRKVGSILKSEFETLGFKLRWEEEPPSMQRAGTLIAEHPGKKGKRLLLIGHLDTVFPLNSPFQQFKREANFAIGPGVVDDKGGDIVILYALKALQANNLLEDANITVVLTGDEEDSGKPTSISRKPLKEVARHCDIALDFEGAVTMDTATIARRGITNWVMTSEGTESHSSQIFQQGVSYGAIYELVRILDTMREQLAGEKYLSFNPGFILGGTSVDYDNKDSRGEGFGKGNVIAKAAVANGDLRFISEQQKEAAQQKIAAIINSHLTGTNAVIRFQDGIPAMPPTDSNLKLLEKYSQASSQLGYGSIKPLDPGLRGAGDISFIASDVEASLAGLGPAGSGIHSEKETLDIASLAIQTERAALLIYQLTQEN; encoded by the coding sequence ATGCGGTTAGTAAATAAATTATACTCGCTTCAACGGATAGTTTGCATGCTTCTCATGATGGGTATCTCTTCAAATGGGGCAACAGCCAATCAGCCAATTGAACAGCAAATCAAGCAGTTTGTATCTGCCCATCAGCAGGAGCAGCTTTCCTTGCTAGAGCAGTTGGTGAATATCAACAGCGGTACCAGCAATATAACGGGTGTTCGCAAAGTGGGTTCAATTCTTAAGAGCGAATTTGAAACCTTGGGTTTTAAACTGCGCTGGGAGGAAGAGCCTCCTTCCATGCAACGAGCTGGCACATTGATTGCCGAGCATCCCGGCAAAAAAGGAAAGCGCCTGCTTTTAATAGGTCATCTGGATACGGTTTTCCCTTTAAACAGCCCTTTCCAGCAATTTAAGCGTGAAGCAAATTTTGCAATAGGCCCAGGCGTTGTCGATGATAAAGGTGGTGATATTGTTATCCTGTATGCCTTAAAAGCCTTACAAGCGAACAATCTTCTTGAGGATGCCAATATTACGGTGGTGTTAACCGGTGATGAGGAAGACTCCGGCAAGCCGACTTCTATTTCAAGAAAACCGCTTAAAGAGGTAGCCAGACATTGCGATATTGCCCTGGATTTTGAAGGAGCAGTCACAATGGATACAGCAACAATTGCAAGGCGGGGTATAACTAACTGGGTAATGACCAGTGAGGGTACTGAATCGCATTCTTCACAAATTTTTCAGCAGGGTGTCAGCTACGGTGCAATTTATGAACTAGTACGAATTCTGGATACCATGCGTGAGCAGCTTGCTGGTGAAAAGTATTTATCATTTAATCCTGGCTTTATTTTGGGCGGTACCAGTGTTGACTACGACAACAAGGATTCTCGGGGGGAAGGTTTTGGTAAAGGAAACGTCATTGCCAAAGCGGCGGTTGCAAATGGGGACCTGCGCTTTATCAGTGAACAGCAAAAAGAAGCCGCTCAGCAAAAAATCGCGGCAATTATAAATTCCCATCTGACAGGTACGAACGCCGTCATCAGATTTCAGGATGGAATTCCCGCCATGCCTCCCACCGACAGCAATTTAAAGTTACTGGAAAAGTACAGTCAGGCAAGCAGCCAGCTGGGTTATGGATCAATTAAACCACTGGATCCAGGTTTAAGAGGAGCGGGGGATATTTCATTCATTGCATCTGATGTCGAGGCGTCGCTGGCGGGCCTCGGACCAGCAGGATCTGGTATTCATTCAGAAAAAGAAACCCTGGACATCGCCTCCTTGGCAATTCAAACCGAACGTGCTGCCTTATTAATTTACCAGCTGACACAGGAAAACTAG
- a CDS encoding ankyrin repeat domain-containing protein — protein MTINFFRKIDEYQLLFAAVEKNNLHVVEQVLSHISDINRYQQRGEILCTALTVAVQKGYMEMTALLLEHGADIDAPVLQSLFSFPDGNPVIVSNNELQDGELILRYPVISRPIMIAAEMGHKPVFNLLKEKGAELNFITHEGRPVFVGVEKGNLQMVALFLEAGINVNEKSEDGDSLLHRSVKSSHAALTQLLLRFKADSEALDFSGKKPIHYAKNEEIKNYIIYGPDYSPCPCVLM, from the coding sequence ATGACTATCAATTTTTTTAGAAAAATAGATGAGTATCAATTATTATTTGCCGCGGTAGAGAAAAACAATCTTCATGTGGTGGAACAGGTGCTTTCTCATATTTCAGATATCAACCGATATCAGCAAAGAGGCGAGATCCTCTGTACTGCTCTGACTGTAGCAGTACAAAAAGGCTATATGGAAATGACTGCTCTCTTGCTCGAACATGGGGCTGATATCGATGCGCCTGTGCTGCAATCTTTGTTCTCCTTCCCTGATGGTAATCCAGTTATAGTTTCGAATAATGAATTACAGGACGGGGAGTTGATACTTCGTTATCCGGTTATTTCCCGGCCAATAATGATTGCCGCTGAGATGGGGCATAAACCAGTCTTTAATTTACTGAAAGAGAAGGGCGCCGAGCTTAATTTTATAACGCATGAAGGCAGGCCGGTCTTTGTGGGGGTCGAGAAAGGAAATCTCCAAATGGTCGCATTGTTTCTGGAGGCTGGAATCAATGTCAATGAGAAGAGTGAGGATGGAGACAGCTTGCTGCATCGGAGCGTTAAATCATCACATGCTGCGCTTACGCAGTTATTATTGCGTTTTAAAGCGGATTCTGAAGCGCTGGACTTTTCTGGGAAAAAGCCCATCCATTATGCCAAGAATGAAGAAATTAAGAATTATATTATATATGGTCCAGATTATTCGCCATGCCCTTGTGTGTTAATGTAG
- a CDS encoding carboxymuconolactone decarboxylase family protein, with translation MTITRADFYKASPEALKAMLNLERFVNESGLDKRLLELLKLRVSQINGCVFCVDMHCVDALKAGETQRRLNAVAVWHEAPFFTELERAALAWAEAITLLSETHAPDEVYEELLKHFSEKEAVDLTVAIITINGWNRLAVGFRKLPAN, from the coding sequence ATGACTATTACACGAGCCGATTTCTATAAAGCATCTCCTGAAGCACTTAAAGCGATGTTGAATCTTGAGCGATTTGTGAATGAATCCGGATTGGACAAGCGCTTGCTTGAGTTGCTGAAACTGCGAGTTTCTCAAATCAATGGCTGCGTATTCTGTGTTGATATGCATTGTGTTGATGCGTTAAAAGCAGGGGAAACGCAAAGACGTCTGAATGCTGTTGCGGTATGGCATGAAGCGCCATTCTTTACAGAGCTCGAACGTGCGGCACTAGCTTGGGCTGAGGCAATTACTTTATTATCTGAAACTCATGCACCTGATGAAGTCTATGAGGAGTTACTGAAGCATTTCAGCGAGAAAGAAGCAGTTGATTTGACGGTTGCTATCATCACCATTAACGGCTGGAATCGACTTGCGGTAGGCTTTCGCAAACTACCTGCAAACTAG
- a CDS encoding glycosyltransferase family 2 protein, which translates to MSLKPLITIVVPSYNQGCFLNDALASIFKQNLPVEVFVMDGGSTDCTPEIIDQWKNYLSGWRIARDEGQAQAINEGISRGKAPYVCWLNSDDWFLANSLHLLLNALESAPEKPAAYGRSWNVSEKSGRRKPVWVEAFFEDRLASRCIISQPASLIRRSAWEAVGGVDESLHMAMDYDLWWRLFKLGGPLLFIDEFIAVNRIHSATKTRRLRRLHYQEAIQTVNKYYGRVPWKWWLAQPYAVWYKLMLSKMS; encoded by the coding sequence ATGAGTTTGAAACCTTTAATAACCATTGTGGTCCCTTCCTACAATCAGGGCTGTTTTCTGAACGATGCCCTGGCTTCCATTTTTAAGCAGAATCTTCCTGTTGAAGTATTTGTTATGGACGGGGGCTCAACCGATTGTACGCCCGAGATTATCGATCAATGGAAAAATTATCTAAGTGGATGGCGTATCGCCCGCGATGAAGGACAGGCTCAGGCCATCAATGAAGGGATTTCGCGGGGCAAGGCTCCGTATGTGTGCTGGCTAAACAGCGATGACTGGTTTTTGGCAAATAGTCTGCATTTGTTGTTAAATGCGCTTGAATCGGCTCCTGAAAAACCAGCCGCTTATGGGCGCTCATGGAATGTGTCTGAAAAGTCAGGGCGAAGAAAGCCCGTCTGGGTGGAAGCTTTTTTTGAGGATCGTCTGGCATCCCGTTGTATTATTTCTCAACCGGCCAGCTTAATCAGGCGAAGCGCATGGGAAGCTGTCGGCGGGGTAGATGAAAGCCTTCATATGGCGATGGATTATGATTTGTGGTGGCGTTTGTTTAAATTAGGCGGCCCTCTGCTATTCATCGATGAGTTTATCGCTGTAAATCGCATTCATTCAGCTACTAAAACACGCCGCCTGCGTCGCTTACATTATCAGGAGGCCATACAGACAGTAAATAAATATTATGGTCGTGTGCCCTGGAAGTGGTGGTTAGCCCAACCCTATGCGGTATGGTATAAATTGATGTTAAGCAAAATGAGCTGA
- a CDS encoding GDP-L-fucose synthase family protein: MPSYDSNPISKTDSIYIAGHRGMVGAALIRRLTAAGYTNLITRTHSELDLTEQMAVTEFLKYTKPAYIFLAAARVGGIHANNTYRAEFIYENLMIATNLIHAAKIAGVERMLFFGSSCIYPRDCPQPMKEDYLLSGVLEPTNEPYALAKIAGLKLCENYNRQYGTQFISVMPANLYGPNDNYHPDNSHVLPALIRRTHEAKQRGDKELLVWGSGKPLREFLYVDDLADACVFLMESAVNEGIFNVGTGSVCSIRELAEIVMEAVGFEGTIVFDSSRPDGTPCKLLDTGKLHALGWSARTILTDGIRKAYGDFLMMNIRS, from the coding sequence GTGCCAAGCTATGACAGTAACCCAATTAGCAAGACTGACAGTATATATATCGCCGGCCATCGAGGCATGGTGGGTGCGGCACTGATACGCCGTTTAACCGCAGCGGGATATACCAATCTGATAACCCGCACTCATTCGGAACTGGATCTGACTGAGCAAATGGCGGTGACCGAGTTTCTCAAATATACAAAGCCGGCTTACATTTTTTTGGCAGCAGCGCGTGTGGGTGGAATCCACGCGAACAATACTTACAGGGCTGAATTTATCTATGAGAATCTGATGATTGCTACCAACCTTATCCATGCAGCCAAGATAGCAGGTGTCGAGCGTATGCTCTTTTTTGGTTCAAGCTGTATTTACCCGCGTGATTGCCCGCAGCCCATGAAAGAAGACTATTTGCTAAGTGGAGTGCTTGAACCAACCAACGAACCCTATGCGCTTGCCAAAATTGCAGGCCTTAAACTGTGTGAGAATTATAACCGGCAATATGGTACGCAGTTCATCTCGGTAATGCCGGCAAATCTTTACGGGCCCAATGATAATTATCATCCTGATAACAGCCATGTGCTTCCTGCACTGATTCGCAGAACCCATGAAGCGAAACAGCGTGGAGATAAAGAGTTGCTTGTCTGGGGCTCAGGTAAACCACTGCGTGAATTTTTGTATGTAGATGATTTGGCCGATGCCTGCGTATTTTTAATGGAATCAGCAGTCAATGAAGGAATTTTTAATGTGGGGACTGGCAGTGTCTGTTCTATCCGGGAACTGGCCGAGATTGTAATGGAGGCAGTAGGTTTTGAAGGAACAATAGTATTCGATAGTTCCAGGCCTGATGGAACACCCTGCAAGTTATTAGATACCGGAAAATTGCATGCATTGGGCTGGTCTGCCCGAACCATTCTAACCGATGGAATCAGGAAAGCTTACGGTGATTTTCTAATGATGAATATCCGATCATGA